The genomic DNA CTATAATCAGGGATTAATTTCTTTACCCACACTCATTGGGAAAGGTAGACAGTCAAAAAGTGGCTCCCTTCCAATTGTGCTGTGTTCTTTCTTGCGCTCCCAACTCATTAACCACTAGAGCATTGACCCACAATAATGCAAGAACCTTTGTTTCTTTTGCATTACTTCTCGACATTGATGTGATGGGGTTTTGGGCAACCTTCTTGTCCACCCTTTGGATACAAAAGGTATGTGTTTAAGCAATTGTTAAGATTAAGATTAAGATTTATGGCGAGGAAGAGAttgatttgattttatgtttGTGATTACATCTCTCTGTTTATGTAGTTTTCATCCGGCTGCTGTATCAAACAGCAATGGTGGAACCTCTCCGCGATCCCCTGCGGCACTGACACGAGCAGGGTGAAGGCATGCAAGTCTCCGACCACCGGCAGGAACAAGCAGTAGATCTCGCTGGTCATGGGGCCCATGTGGAGCGGCCGGCCCTCCCCGAAGTCCACCTCCTCCAGCCCCAGCTTAGTCCACGGCGAGATCACCAGGCTCGCCGACAAGTCCGGCCGCGTCCAACGCTCCTCCAGCAGATCCACCACGGACCGGACTTGGCCGTCGCGCACTCCCTCCTTGGCTGCTTGCACCAGCATGATCCCACCGCGGGCGCTCGAGCCGGACAGCTCCGCCGCAAATGTCTCCGCGCAGGCCATTACGAACGCGTTCCCGAAGTAGCCGCCGGGGAGCTCCGGCCTCAGCCGCCGGCGCACGTTGACCGAGAAGAGGAGCTTCACGCGGAGCGCCGGCGGAGGGTCTAGTGCCTTGACCCACGCGCGCCACACGTGCCACGCGAGCGCCTCGAAGGAGGTGCACTTGAGCGACGGCACGCACTGCTTCTTGAGGTGGAGGATTTGGGCGGCCGTGAAGGTGATCGAAACAGGGGTGAGCGGCTGAGAAAGGAGGAGCTGGAAGATGCTGTAGCACTCCTGTGTTTGGCTACTGAACTCGGGGTGGGGGAACTCGATCCGCGGCGGCTCTCGAGGCTTTAAGAGGCGGCGGTCGTGGACGGCGGCGACGGGGACAGCAGCGCTGGGTTTGGCCGTGAGCAGCGCCCACGCGTGCAAGAAGTTCGCCGTGCCGATGGCGTCGCAGAGGCAGTGGCTGATCGCCGTGCAGAGTATCATGCCGCCGCAGCTCAAGTACGTCACCTGATGGCCAATCCAGATGCCAAACTGTTAATCCCAGCAGAAAGCTTGGCCGGATTTGTCAATGCCGTTGCCGCTGACAAATTTAGAACCGGAACaagcaaaaaacaaaagaataaatTGAGCACGAAAGCCTAGTCAACTCTGTCCTCAGTCTCCTGACCTGAACCAGGAGTGGTGGGACATCGATAAAGCTCCGTTCTTCGTCCGTTGGCTCATACAGGAGCTTCCTCCAGGATCGGTTGGGACGGGCGGCGCCTCGAAGGAACTCGTCGGCGGTGAGGATGGAGTGGGCCTCGGCGAAAACCGCTCCCTGGGCATTGCAGTTCACCACAAGCTTCTCTCTGCCTCCTTCCGGGCTCCGGACCAGCCGGCCAGCGAGGGGGTAGTACTCCACGAGCGCCTTGCCTAAAGAGGCCGCGAGGGCCTCCGCCGCCACCGACCGCCGGTAGACGTAGACGTACTTGATGGAGAAGCGCAAGAAGGGCTGGTCGTCGAGATTGGAAAGGTATATAGTGTGGCGCGGCGTGGGGCTACTAGGGCGCACCAAGATGGGATCTTTGGGGCAATAGCCGTCGGGGATCTCCATGGACGGCCTTGCCATGTCCTCGGAAGATAGCAGAACTCCTGCAACCCAGCTCAGTGACAGAGGAAGAGGACGCTGTATATAGAAGAGAAAATTGCATTTTACTCCTCGTACTTCAATTGCGTTTAAAATACCTCCTGTATacctttattatttttattttactctttattgtaaaaatatataaaatatccaAAGATGAATAGATaccatttttatataatttaaatattattaatgaCATTGGATAAATGTCCTAACTTTCCCTTATTTCTTTTACATTATCATAATTTGTTTGAGTCGTAATTAATCTTGACGGCTGGAGTTAGGTTGAGTTTTATGAGCGTTTATTGtgaaatccaaaaattatatttaataaaaaaaaacaaaattgacAAGAGGAAATCTTGGATCGGTTGTGTTTGGTTCCCTACTCCGATTGGATTATCGAGATCGGTTGGGACACCTTGGCAAGGAATCATCATCAACACCTAACCCACATTTTGAAACACTCTTCCATGTATTTTTGTTTATCAAACTCCTTAATCATTAGTtttgtcttctttttttttctaactaaTCTTCTGAAAAAATATTCTcacaaattcaattaatttttagaaacattCAGAGTAGACTGCTTCATTGACTCAACTCGACTAATCTCGACTAGCTTAACTAGCTAACTCGATCGTTTGTTAACACGTTTAATGCAGCTTAATTAGACATTAACATTTTGTAGATGATTCACTAAACCATCATCTACGAAACCATGCTCGACTCCATCACTAATCAATCTCAAAATTCAAGCAAAAGAGAGGGATTAATTAATGGTGCACAGTCAGTGGCATGACTACTTTTAAAAGCTCTTGCTGGCTTTTTAGGGTTTCATACACATGCCCTAATCAATGACTCACTGCACTGTACAGTGACCTTCCTCTCTACCACCCACAAACATGTATTTATTTTTACTAGTTTAGGCTCGACCCATAATCAAGGCATCTTAATTAGGATCATCGTTTGAAGGCATACAGCAAACCAGGGTTAGACGCATTCGAACACCTCTCGCGGCTAGACGCGATCATTGGATGAGTAGGGCTAGGAATGGGGTAAGAGTTTGATCGTCAATCGAGCATATCTTTTTAACTTTCTATCTTTGCTGGGCCAAGTTgtagtttgaattttgaaaaagatgaTTAATGATACTAAGAGGTCGTgtgattaaatttttatattttaatatattaaatcatttcaatttaatttttttaataaaatttttacctTGAGTTAGATATAAAAATCcttatttaatttagattttaagaTGGGCCGGGTACCCATCTGGAAGCCCAAATTAGGATCCCGACGCGGTTTCTGATTAACGGAAATTTTGACGTTCTCTTATTAAGGACAGTTTAGGGTTCGCTTCCTGTGTGCGCTTCGatccttttttccttttcctcgCTTCCTTCTTTATTTTTGGCGATTGAAAGACGAGCTGTGCGCGTTTAATCTAGGTAATTCCTCCTTTTTTTCGATATTGGATCTTTACTCGCAAATTTTTAAGAGTTTTAAAAAAGCACTTTATTCCTAGTAGATTGTTTTGAGTTCAATTTGGGGTTTTTCTTTTCATGTTGATTAAAGGATAGGGTAGGGTTCTGGATTATGCCGCTTCTTTATTCGTAATTAGACGACCTGATTATCGTAGATGTCTCGACGAGATCGGATTTTGCTATTTTGATTATTTGATGAGGTCTGCTATTTATGAATACATAATTATCTGAATTGTGAATACTACGGTTCAAAAATTTGGTTTTTAGGGATTTCTCTTGTATCTCGTGTTTCGGTTGCTGCTTTACTCATCTGCAACAGATTCTAAACGTTATGCTGGTTGAAGATACATCAACTAGGATAAGATGAAACTCGATGGTAGAAAACATAGAAAACTAATTagctatttcttttcttttaattgtCTTTGGTTTAATCTGGCATAACATTTGATAAAGTTCCAGCTGTTGTTTTTTCGTCACGGATATGGAGTCTTTTACTTATGTATATTAATTATTAGTCTTTGCTTGTGAACCAAAAACAAAAGGTAAAAAGAGGAGAGCATATTGAAACTGAGGGTTAGCTACACGTAACATGGGAGCTGCAATGCAGTCTGATTATAAATTTATTGTAATTCTTGAATTAATGTTTTTTTCTTCTAACATTCAGTTTCATTTATTAAAATATCATGGTTCACTCTGATATGTTTTTCCATGAATTGTTGGTGTACAGTTTTGGAGATAATGAACTGTtgagttgaattttaatttctcTATACAGCTGACTGTTAGCATTAGCAAATGGCATAAACATCCTTTGCTCATTATCATTTGTAGCATTATGCCAAGGTACTCACCTGAGTCTACATTGACCAACTCTGAAATGATGTTAAACATCCATAGTCAGTTCATGTTATTGATTGTagtaaaaggtgattacgctcaccccAGGCACCCCTTCTGTCCCCAAGTTATGTGAAGAGAGATAAATTACGAGGTCAGCTTATAGCCGACTACCAAGTGGTTAGAGGGTGAGATGAGTTTTTCTATGAGGGCATGCACTTGTCGGGAATTAATCCTTGCTCCATTGTAGCAAATCTACCACCCTCTAACCAACTAGGCAGCCCCGTGGGGACTAGTTCATGTGCCCTAGGCAAGTGAATTTTGATGATTGCAATGAGTCACAGTTCAATGGACTTCAACAATGCTATCCAACGATTGTCTTGTTTTTCTTCTGGGGCATTAACTTACAATTTTTTGATTGTTGTAAAGCATCTCAACCTTTTCTCTCCATGTGCCCCCCAAAAAAAAGTTGGTTGGTATTCTTTGCTGTGCCACATAGTTTTTCTTTCTGTCCTGTTGAGTTCTGATTGTGTCAGCCAGGAAGTAGGCCATGCTACCATCCAACTTATCTTCATTTgaagtgatatgccatgctattGTCCAACTTATCTTCATTTGATGTGATATGTGATGCTATCATTCCACTTGTTTTTAGTCATGGagaaaatattctttagttcccATGAGGAAGAAGTTATTAATATATGATTAATTGATTGTCTCTCTCCATTTCTTAACTGGTTCTACCTCTGCTGATTTATTTAGTGTATATGTTACAGGAAGTTGGCTTGTGATAGTGGTCCTTCAAGCAAGCAAAAATTTCAGTCAACTAGAAGGATAAGAAATTTCAGAGCATATGTAATAAATCAGGTTAAACCAAAATCAAGAAAATGGGAGAGCCCTTTGGGGGCTCTTTAGATCGAGGAATGGTAAATGGAGGTTCAAATACAGAAGACGAATTGCACCACATGTACAGGTCAAGCTGGTATTTTAATAAGGAAGAGATAGAAAAGAACTCTCCCTCGAGGAAAGATGGTATTGACAAGATGAAGGAATCACAACTACGAATGTTCTACTGTTCATTCCTTAGGGATATTGGCATCAAGCTTCGCCTGTGCGCTCTTTCTCTTATCTCCTTGTCTGTTCTTTTTATCATATATTGACTATGTCCTACTCTCCAGTATGTGCTACTAATTTTATTTTCTGCTTATTACACTTGTGAATTCAAGACTTGACTTTTCTTACCATCCAAGACTTACACACTTGCATTGAGTAACTTTGCAGCTCATACTAACTATTAACTGTTAAAAATTGTGATAATTGTATAACATGCCAGTATTGGTACTGTGAGAATCTGTTTTACCAGTTTACAAATATTTAGTTGATTTAAAACAATTCTTAATCAATTATTCACCATTAACTTCGCTCATTCATCCAGACTGTCTAGTGGTTCTATATGTGTTTATTAATATTTTCAATGATTTCCCGCTATTCAAGCTTTTAGTTCTTTATATCCGCATGAAAACATTCTCTACCTTGTTTTATATCTAGATTAAGTGACAGTAAATGTTCTATATGTGTGTAGGCTTGTGTGAATTTCTATTATTTGCATTCTTAAATGTACCTCAGTATTTAGACTATCTCTAATTCCTTTTGTTTGATGATTATTTCCATCTATAGTTATACGTTATTGTTCGTCATTCCCATGTTTGCTACACAGTATGACCTTGATAATATCGACTTTTGCAGACCACAAGTCACCACTGCAACAGCAATTGTATATTGTCATCGCTTCTATCTCCATCAATCCCATGCAGAGAATGATTGGCAGGTTTGACTACTCACGTCATTTCAGTTTATGttgcatttatattttattaatgctGTCATAAATGAATTAATATCTATGAATATTATCGTTAAAAAATTATGAGTTATATAATTTGACTTTACTAATAAAATCAGATTAATCTGTATGATTTATAACCTTAacaaaattactaataaataaatattcactTATTTTGAATAATATTAATTGTTTTTTTCCTTATTGATAAGCAATACGACTAATATGTTTTGATATTCATATTAATAATGCATGTAGTAATTTCtatgaataaatataattaattagaatGGTACATTaatgaaaatattattaacaTGTAGCATTATTACTAATTAATAAAATACTAGTAATAATGTTTCTGCATGTCTCGAGCAACATCTCGATGATGAGGATATGTCGCATATTTAAATGTACCTTGCCTTGTTGACATCTCGTGACGAGATCTGGCTCCAAATGTGTGAATCCAGCACgggtaaaaattattttcaattttgctATTTTCTCTCTCCGCATACTCCTCTCCTTGGTTCCTCTCTCTACGTTGGCCCTCTCCCCTTCTCAAGTTCCCCTCGCTTGCTGCCACCATAGTCGCCTTCCATCTGCCCCTCTCCATGGTAGCTTTTCCCTTTATTACCTTagtctctcttttctcccttttgtGTCCATTGTAGCTTTGGGGCCACAGCTGTTTCCACTGTGTATCGCTGCTCCAGTGCCGAAGTCTCGTGTGTTGGTTGGCAAGTAAAATGGTAATTCCTGCCCTTGTTGGCCGACTGACACAACTCATAAGTTCGAATGTTGGTCACAATTTATactgaattaataatattattgtcaataattcaattaaataagtaATGAAATTGTATTGACACAACACAATTCAGTACTAAAACTGTTGTATCACTTCGGCACAACATAGTACAGTACTAAAACTGTCGTATTGTTCTGATCAGAAATTGAAATGCAAAATCATGGCATGGCTTGAGATTTTAAAGCTTGAGTGGCCACTTTAAAAGTCCTTGTCTTTCAGGCTATTCTATTGACTATTGCAGTTGATCCTGCTGACATGGACAAAGTGAGGTGTTTTATTGTgggtttttttcttttattcagtaatcttattttttgttaaattttgaTGTCATAGCCAATGCAACTGATTCATGTCATTACTTAACAACAAATTCATGGAAAGCTCTCTGGTTAGATCGACTACCAGTTCACCACATTGTAGAGGGCACAATAATTTGGTCAAAATTGaatatttaggaaaggtttgtaAAAACTAATCCTACATTGATTTAATTAACCTACAAATTTTAGAGTCTGGGAATACATTTTAGCGGGAAGCAAAGTGGATAAGCAGGAACCCTTACCTGTTACTCTAGAGAGCAAGCATTTCATTTAACTATCTATACCGTTGTCAATATCTATTGGTGGTTGAAGTTCTATTGTTTCCCTGCCAGATCCCATAAACACATCCAAGGAAGAACCTATTTTTTAATTCTTCTCAATTTTGCTCTAACATCTAGGCACATGGTTAGCCTCCAGAGTGTTGATTATGGCTTGAAGAATTCCATGCACCTTGAAGAAAATATTTACAGGAGAAAAATAGGATACATACAGGAAAATTTGAACTGTAAAAGTCTTGTAGATTGATCATttattatttagattttattgaCCTTCAAactaatgatatgatatgaccaTTTGTAGAGCTCAGTGATTAGATAAGGTTCATGAAGCTGATTCCAAATAGTGGGCACGCAATCCTTGTTATTAGTTGGGAGAATATTTCTTGAGCGAGCATAGATGGCTGAAAATCCTTTTTGTCAATCAATAATCATGTACGACACCACTGATATCTTGAATCACGGACTAACGTTTTACTACAAAACCACATGTATCTTGAATCATAGGCTAACACTTCGCGTACTAATATTTGATTGTTGAAATCTTCTGACATTTTACTTACTAAAAATTAGTTATATCACTAAAATCttatctttcttttatttctaccaGATATTGACCTTTTCCAAGACTATATACCAAGTATTCGGTTGGTCTTTGGTTTAGTTGTCCTGTCTGAAAGCTTTTTGCAGATTACGAGGATAAAAAACTTATTTGCTACGCTAAACACTTTGCTATATTGCTGACGTTGGCTTTTGGAATTGAGTTACCTTATTTGCACAGAAGATTTCTCACAATTTAGAGAAATATGACAAGCTCGATGGCTCCATctttataataaaattctgtgTAAGTAAACAATATATTATATGCTACCCTGCAAAATTTTTCCCTCATAGGATTTGACAACATATGGACCTGCCAAGTAGCATCATGGTTTTTTTTACCTTTGTGGTGCTTGTCCAGTGATAATGACACTGAAGATTATAGATTTTCATCTGTTTACTTTTTAAACTACTTTGATTTGTAATTTTGTATTCTTTATAAAGTTTTTTTTCAGATTCTTTTTTATCTTCATGATCTATTGTGGGCCTTACTGCAGACTGTTGCAACTGCATGCATGTTCCTTGCCTCCAAAGTAGAAGAGACACCATGTCGTTTGGACAAGATTGTCGTCATTGCATATGAGACAATGCATAAAAGTGATCCTAGTGCTGCAGGGAGAATTCGTGAAAAGGTATGATAAACTTCTGAACATGGATCCAGATCCTGGTTGATCAGTCCTGTAAGGTAGTGTCAGTATTATTATGTATTACAGTTGCCAAagtactaattttttttttttttgttaaaggcTACCTTCCAGAAACAAAAGGATCTTGTTTTGATTGGGGAAAGAGTGCTTCTATCAACAATTCGATTTGATTTCAATGTGCTTCATCCTTACAAGCCACTTCTCGAAGCTCTGAAGAAATTTGGGATTACTCAAAGAGAAGTTAGGCAAACTGCATGGAACCTTGTGAATGACTGGTATGCAACTTCGTACTATCTTAGCTCCCGTTATTGTTTCATTTGTGTAGTGGTCTCATTACTCTTAATAATATGCATAGGCTTTGGACAACATTTTACGTACAATATAAGCCCCACTATATAGCAGCCAGTTCTCTTTTTCTTGCCGCTAAGCTCCATAATATAAAGCTTCCTTCAGAAAGGGGTTATGTCTGGTGGCATGAATTTGATATTATCCCTCGCCAATTAGAAGGTTAACTATCTTACACTTTAACTAGTCTTTGGtctttataattataattgttgGAGTTTATTGCTCCTGATGTATCTATGACTTGCAGGGGCAATTCAGGAAATGTGTCAACTTTTGCAATGCAATCGAAAATCCTCTGTAACTTCGTTCGGGCAGCCAGTACAAGCTCCTGTAGCAATCAACGAGAAGCAGTTCTCAAGCAGTCCTGATTCTGTTTTAAGGACAACATGCATCTCCAGTAACAGCTCAAGTCAAGATTCTAATGCTGATCTTAACAGCCATAAACACACAGATTTAGATTGTCATATCCAAACTAACTTCTCAAGTTCTGAGAAAAAAAAGATTTATTTGGAGTGTAGAACGGGACCTCAGTGCCATAAGACTGGTACTGACATTCCAACTGCTGCTGCTAAGCATAATGGTACATCAGTGGATAAACAATCAATGAGAAAAAGGGAGCACATACAGAGTATGTTTGGTGAAATCGACAAGGATCGCATTCAAGCAACTATTAAGaggaaaagggaaagagaagttCCAGTGGTCGAACCATCTTCAAAGAAACAATTGTGTATACACTAAAGATTTATCTGGCATCCTACTTTTGTAACCTATAGAAACAGCTTTACTTGTTAGGAAGAGTAAACTTCGGATGGATCATTTCTGATACATTGACATTGAAGTCCTCACAAATTTTCCACTTTTCCCTCATAACCATCTCTGGAGCAATATTGCTGCACAATTCTTCAGGCAATTACCAAGAAATCATCTGTATGCATACAACTGTGTTTCATTGTTCACTTGTAAGTTTGACCATGTAAATGCAAGAAAACAATTGTTGGTATAGTTTGTCATTCTTTTCATATATGTAAAGTTCCTGTATGGATCTTCCTACGGAATCAAAATACACAAGTCTAATTCAGAAAGATTC from Zingiber officinale cultivar Zhangliang chromosome 4A, Zo_v1.1, whole genome shotgun sequence includes the following:
- the LOC121971931 gene encoding alcohol acyltransferase 9-like, with amino-acid sequence MARPSMEIPDGYCPKDPILVRPSSPTPRHTIYLSNLDDQPFLRFSIKYVYVYRRSVAAEALAASLGKALVEYYPLAGRLVRSPEGGREKLVVNCNAQGAVFAEAHSILTADEFLRGAARPNRSWRKLLYEPTDEERSFIDVPPLLVQVTYLSCGGMILCTAISHCLCDAIGTANFLHAWALLTAKPSAAVPVAAVHDRRLLKPREPPRIEFPHPEFSSQTQECYSIFQLLLSQPLTPVSITFTAAQILHLKKQCVPSLKCTSFEALAWHVWRAWVKALDPPPALRVKLLFSVNVRRRLRPELPGGYFGNAFVMACAETFAAELSGSSARGGIMLVQAAKEGVRDGQVRSVVDLLEERWTRPDLSASLVISPWTKLGLEEVDFGEGRPLHMGPMTSEIYCLFLPVVGDLHAFTLLVSVPQGIAERFHHCCLIQQPDENYINREM
- the LOC121971932 gene encoding cyclin-T1-2-like — translated: MGEPFGGSLDRGMVNGGSNTEDELHHMYRSSWYFNKEEIEKNSPSRKDGIDKMKESQLRMFYCSFLRDIGIKLRLPQVTTATAIVYCHRFYLHQSHAENDWQTVATACMFLASKVEETPCRLDKIVVIAYETMHKSDPSAAGRIREKATFQKQKDLVLIGERVLLSTIRFDFNVLHPYKPLLEALKKFGITQREVRQTAWNLVNDWLWTTFYVQYKPHYIAASSLFLAAKLHNIKLPSERGYVWWHEFDIIPRQLEGAIQEMCQLLQCNRKSSVTSFGQPVQAPVAINEKQFSSSPDSVLRTTCISSNSSSQDSNADLNSHKHTDLDCHIQTNFSSSEKKKIYLECRTGPQCHKTGTDIPTAAAKHNGTSVDKQSMRKREHIQSMFGEIDKDRIQATIKRKREREVPVVEPSSKKQLCIH